In Fusibacter sp. A1, the following are encoded in one genomic region:
- the sdaAA gene encoding L-serine ammonia-lyase, iron-sulfur-dependent, subunit alpha has protein sequence MAFQSGNDLLKQCVEEEKQIWQVMLEQEVEQSGKSTEAIEDKLDEVLEVMFKAIDTGSMNDKRSLGGLIGGEAKRMLEAIENGQLNYLPANSLKAVAYSMAVMEVNSLMGIIVAAPTAGSCGVLPAVLKYAQEQFNYDKQTLRIGVLTASAVGYLVTTNATVSGAEGGCQAEIGSATAMAAAALVAMRGGSASSCLDAAAFSFKNIMGLVCDPIAGLVESPCTKRNALGTLNAMLSADMALLGMISIIPFDEVVDAMYKVGRMMSSDLRETARGGIAACPSAKAIEKRIFG, from the coding sequence ATGGCATTTCAATCAGGTAACGACTTATTAAAACAATGCGTCGAAGAAGAGAAACAGATTTGGCAAGTGATGCTGGAACAAGAAGTGGAGCAGTCCGGTAAATCCACAGAAGCAATTGAAGATAAACTAGATGAAGTTTTAGAGGTCATGTTTAAGGCGATCGATACAGGATCTATGAACGATAAGCGGTCGCTAGGCGGACTTATCGGTGGTGAAGCCAAACGCATGCTTGAAGCTATTGAAAATGGGCAGCTCAACTATCTGCCCGCTAACAGTCTAAAGGCCGTGGCCTACAGTATGGCTGTGATGGAAGTCAATTCGCTGATGGGCATCATCGTTGCGGCTCCGACTGCTGGGTCGTGCGGCGTTTTACCGGCTGTGCTCAAATACGCTCAGGAACAGTTCAACTATGATAAACAGACTTTAAGGATAGGAGTGCTGACCGCATCCGCTGTCGGATACCTTGTGACGACCAATGCGACGGTATCCGGGGCAGAAGGTGGTTGTCAGGCCGAGATAGGTTCTGCAACGGCCATGGCTGCGGCGGCCCTTGTCGCCATGCGCGGAGGTTCTGCCAGCAGTTGTCTTGACGCTGCGGCTTTTTCGTTTAAAAACATCATGGGACTTGTGTGTGACCCGATAGCAGGACTTGTAGAAAGTCCGTGCACCAAACGTAACGCGCTTGGAACGCTCAATGCCATGCTGAGTGCTGACATGGCCCTACTTGGCATGATCAGCATCATTCCCTTTGACGAGGTGGTAGATGCCATGTACAAGGTGGGTAGGATGATGTCATCTGATCTTAGGGAGACCGCACGTGGCGGAATAGCCGCTTGTCCTAGCGCAAAAGCGATTGAGAAAAGAATCTTCGGTTAA
- the rpsD gene encoding 30S ribosomal protein S4, whose translation MARPRGPRFKEARSLGLNVHGHPKAMNRQTPSRADKKLSNYGKQLLEKQRLKAYYGMMEKQMRKFFKEASKEAVPVVGLIRRLELRLDNVVYRAGFGTTLRQARQMVGHGHVLVNGKRIDIPSYQVKVGDVLSLKEGNSHAKRVSDAGAPLQLVPYLAYDENGSSATLIRLPNREEIPIEIQDHLVTEFYSKMA comes from the coding sequence ATGGCTAGACCAAGAGGTCCAAGATTTAAAGAAGCAAGGTCGCTAGGGCTCAACGTACACGGGCACCCGAAGGCGATGAATAGGCAAACCCCATCAAGAGCCGATAAGAAGCTGAGCAACTACGGAAAGCAGTTACTCGAAAAGCAAAGGCTGAAAGCCTATTACGGCATGATGGAAAAACAAATGAGAAAGTTCTTTAAAGAAGCTTCAAAAGAAGCGGTTCCAGTTGTTGGGCTGATCAGACGTTTGGAACTTAGACTCGACAACGTGGTATACAGGGCGGGATTCGGCACTACACTACGTCAAGCCAGACAAATGGTTGGGCATGGACACGTGCTTGTAAATGGAAAACGCATTGATATTCCAAGTTATCAGGTGAAGGTGGGCGATGTGCTTAGCTTAAAAGAAGGCAACTCACATGCCAAACGCGTCAGTGACGCCGGAGCACCTCTGCAGTTGGTTCCTTATCTCGCATATGATGAGAACGGCAGTTCAGCCACACTCATTAGATTACCAAACCGCGAAGAGATTCCGATAGAAATTCAAGATCATTTGGTGACTGAGTTCTATTCCAAAATGGCATAA
- a CDS encoding TraX family protein, with translation MTESIVSSSRLSKTKRNDVLKLIAIITMLIDHIGYLFFPQIRLFRTIGRIAFPIFAFQLAVGYKHTSSLPKYSLRLFGFALISYLPYIFFEPTLEPNPLAFNVMFLLLAGIGAMKLWELSIHAFKQFKINKSLMGLIGGSFFLAVFIAYILAPQALSILVRNIDVPLFEGLHSIRVSYGTYGLLLMMMFYWFENQAILGFVAFVAITFSTTYLSGAMYTGSVYNIADASLRVKSFMDTVIKQPAYIWENITGYKNGLMTLEGYFFQARAVMGVILIYLLKNRNFTFRMNKYVAYWFYPVHMTLLMFIKYGTMHWGWNIF, from the coding sequence ATGACAGAATCTATTGTTTCGAGTAGTAGATTGAGTAAGACCAAACGCAATGACGTTTTAAAGCTCATTGCGATTATCACAATGCTGATCGACCATATCGGATATCTTTTCTTTCCGCAGATCAGACTGTTTAGAACGATTGGACGTATTGCATTTCCTATCTTCGCTTTTCAGCTTGCAGTGGGTTACAAACACACTTCGAGTCTGCCGAAGTACAGCCTAAGATTATTTGGCTTCGCACTTATCTCTTATTTACCTTATATTTTCTTTGAACCGACGCTGGAACCGAATCCGCTTGCATTCAATGTCATGTTCCTATTACTTGCGGGCATCGGCGCGATGAAACTATGGGAGCTCTCCATCCATGCCTTCAAGCAATTTAAAATCAACAAAAGCTTAATGGGATTGATCGGCGGTAGCTTCTTCTTGGCTGTGTTTATCGCATATATCCTTGCGCCGCAAGCGCTTAGCATTCTTGTGAGAAACATCGATGTTCCACTTTTTGAGGGCTTACATAGCATCAGGGTTTCCTACGGAACCTATGGACTGCTTCTGATGATGATGTTCTACTGGTTTGAAAACCAGGCGATACTCGGGTTTGTAGCATTTGTGGCAATCACGTTCTCGACCACCTATCTTAGTGGCGCCATGTATACCGGCAGCGTCTACAATATTGCAGATGCTTCGCTCAGAGTCAAATCGTTCATGGATACCGTCATAAAACAACCCGCTTATATCTGGGAAAATATCACAGGATACAAGAACGGTCTGATGACCTTAGAAGGTTACTTCTTCCAGGCAAGAGCCGTGATGGGTGTCATCCTGATCTATCTGCTAAAAAACCGTAACTTCACCTTTAGGATGAACAAATACGTCGCATACTGGTTCTACCCTGTGCACATGACGCTTTTGATGTTCATCAAGTATGGAACAATGCACTGGGGTTGGAATATATTTTAG
- a CDS encoding GNAT family N-acetyltransferase has protein sequence MIRKLPSEDWNKLKEELAPYWHEVYFLLLALDSGRHLKEVYIAEDKGKVIGILAIRKSNKAHLHMTAALTEEWTALLKSKALKSLLVSERVYRLISGGDLVKAHHRTSLIMTRYEAPFDMQDTLTPLSIEELSEVDELYRMEMPGALSLEGMRRNYEKGGFGVGIRRHDKLVSVAQVSEVSKDQGFVFGVVVIEKFRGQGLGKRVMQGLLSLESSKGLTLHLLTDNPLAIGLYEQLGFKANGKMIEAVL, from the coding sequence ATGATTAGAAAACTGCCTTCTGAGGACTGGAATAAACTAAAAGAAGAACTGGCACCCTACTGGCACGAAGTGTACTTCCTATTGCTTGCGCTGGACAGCGGCAGGCATTTGAAAGAAGTGTACATCGCTGAGGACAAAGGTAAGGTGATCGGCATACTGGCAATAAGAAAAAGCAACAAGGCCCACCTTCATATGACTGCAGCGCTTACTGAGGAATGGACGGCACTGCTCAAATCGAAAGCGCTTAAATCGCTTTTAGTATCTGAACGCGTGTACCGCTTGATAAGCGGTGGGGACCTTGTCAAGGCGCACCACCGGACAAGCCTGATCATGACAAGATATGAAGCGCCATTTGATATGCAAGATACCCTTACCCCGCTGTCCATAGAGGAGCTTTCAGAAGTGGATGAGTTGTACCGGATGGAGATGCCGGGTGCCCTATCCCTTGAAGGAATGAGACGAAACTATGAGAAGGGTGGATTTGGTGTAGGAATAAGAAGGCATGACAAGTTGGTGTCCGTTGCCCAAGTGAGTGAGGTCAGTAAAGACCAGGGATTCGTGTTCGGAGTTGTGGTGATCGAAAAGTTCCGGGGGCAGGGACTTGGCAAGCGGGTGATGCAGGGATTATTGTCGCTTGAAAGCTCAAAAGGGCTGACGCTGCATTTATTGACAGATAATCCCTTAGCCATTGGACTTTATGAACAGCTTGGATTCAAAGCTAACGGCAAGATGATAGAAGCCGTACTATAG
- the larB gene encoding nickel pincer cofactor biosynthesis protein LarB, with amino-acid sequence MNKDQLLGMLEQVKNGTLSTDVAADALQKFPSTDLGFAVIDDHRQLRVGYPEVIYGEGKTSSQIVDIVVHMNELKHNILVTRVDSEVFEAVQRKVAHAQHNKLGRTISVVNQDLAETKDYIAIVSAGTSDLPVVEEAYVTAKLLGNQTIKIVDVGVAGIHRLFKRLDDIRGAKVVIVIAGMEGALASVVAGLVDKPVIAIPTSVGYGANLGGITALLSMVNSCASGVTVVNIDNGFGAAYSASMINHL; translated from the coding sequence ATGAACAAAGATCAACTATTAGGAATGCTTGAACAAGTGAAAAACGGCACCCTATCCACAGATGTGGCAGCCGATGCCCTTCAGAAGTTCCCTTCTACGGATTTGGGATTTGCCGTCATCGACGACCATAGGCAGTTAAGGGTCGGATACCCGGAGGTGATTTACGGCGAAGGTAAGACCAGTTCGCAGATTGTGGATATTGTAGTCCATATGAATGAGCTTAAACACAATATACTGGTGACCAGAGTGGATTCAGAGGTCTTTGAAGCCGTTCAGAGGAAGGTCGCACATGCGCAACACAACAAGTTAGGCCGGACCATCAGCGTTGTGAACCAGGACTTAGCAGAAACAAAGGACTACATCGCGATTGTCAGTGCGGGTACATCGGACCTTCCTGTTGTGGAAGAGGCATACGTTACGGCAAAACTTTTAGGGAATCAGACGATCAAGATCGTAGATGTCGGCGTGGCTGGCATCCACAGGCTGTTCAAGCGTCTTGACGACATACGCGGCGCAAAGGTCGTCATCGTGATCGCTGGGATGGAAGGCGCGCTTGCGAGCGTTGTCGCAGGACTTGTCGACAAGCCGGTGATTGCTATTCCGACAAGCGTGGGCTACGGCGCCAACCTTGGCGGAATCACCGCCCTGCTTTCGATGGTCAATAGCTGCGCGAGCGGTGTGACTGTCGTGAACATCGATAACGGGTTCGGCGCGGCCTATAGCGCCAGCATGATCAACCACTTATAA
- the larE gene encoding ATP-dependent sacrificial sulfur transferase LarE — protein sequence MQNKYNELITYLKNLGSVAVAFSGGVDSTFLAYAAKEALGDKAIAYTVNSPYIPDWEIDEAKELAETIGIRHEIMTVGLSEIIIDNPVDRCYLCKTLIFSQIKAKALADGFEYVADGSNTDDTKDYRPGMIALKELGIKSPLLETGFSKLDIRISSKLFKLATHDKPAYACLLTRLPYDHRITLDELERVERSEVFLHSLGLKAVRVRSHGEIARIEIAKDQRDRFFDTGIMDKINDQLKEYGFTFVSLDLAGYKMGSLNHTIQSEERL from the coding sequence ATGCAGAACAAATATAACGAACTGATCACCTATTTAAAGAATCTAGGTTCTGTCGCAGTCGCCTTTTCGGGAGGAGTCGACAGCACTTTTCTTGCCTATGCCGCTAAGGAGGCGCTTGGAGACAAGGCGATCGCCTATACGGTGAATTCGCCCTATATTCCCGACTGGGAAATTGACGAAGCCAAAGAACTTGCAGAGACTATCGGCATCAGGCATGAAATCATGACGGTGGGATTAAGCGAGATCATCATCGACAATCCTGTGGACCGCTGCTACCTATGCAAAACCCTGATTTTCAGTCAGATAAAGGCCAAGGCGCTAGCAGACGGTTTTGAATACGTCGCAGACGGATCGAATACGGACGATACCAAAGACTACAGGCCTGGAATGATTGCCCTTAAGGAACTTGGCATCAAAAGCCCGCTGCTGGAAACAGGATTTTCAAAGCTGGACATACGGATCAGCTCAAAGCTGTTCAAGCTTGCTACGCACGACAAGCCCGCCTACGCTTGCTTGCTTACAAGGCTTCCCTACGACCACAGGATCACCCTTGACGAACTCGAAAGAGTCGAACGTTCTGAGGTCTTCTTACACAGTTTGGGGTTAAAGGCAGTGAGAGTCCGCTCGCACGGCGAGATTGCGCGCATTGAAATCGCCAAGGATCAAAGAGACCGATTTTTCGACACAGGGATCATGGATAAGATCAATGACCAGTTGAAAGAATATGGTTTCACCTTTGTCTCACTAGACTTGGCAGGCTATAAGATGGGAAGCCTCAATCATACCATTCAGTCAGAGGAGCGATTATGA
- the larC gene encoding nickel pincer cofactor biosynthesis protein LarC — translation MRVLYYDCSVGISGDMNLGALIDLGVDKEYLKKELAKLRLDEEFTLDIHTGIKSGITGIKADVVLAGEAHAHEQGHEHGYHHQHAHSHIHDHHHHHTHSHDRTYGTIKEMILSSPLIDEVKDISLRIFHEIAIAEAKVHGKTVDEVHFHEVGAVDSIVDIVGAAICIDYLKVDRIMSSSVQVGAGFVWCTHGKIPVPAPATVEILKGIPMKTGLVQSESTTPTGAAILKAMVHEFTDIQSINIESIGYGLGTKDFEVPNVLRVFLGEMNESTTTQKQYIIETNIDDMNPEHYEFVEQKLFDAGALDVFKTPIIMKKGRPAVKLSVLFTDDKRFSVQHILFTDTSSAGIREYEVTKTMLDRTFRTIDTEYGPVTVKDLYWQDACVKSKPEYEDCKRLANQHGIPVHVIEEAVKRNNRYAEQI, via the coding sequence ATGAGAGTACTTTATTATGATTGCAGTGTTGGAATTAGCGGTGATATGAATCTGGGTGCGCTGATCGACTTAGGTGTCGACAAGGAGTATCTTAAGAAGGAACTTGCCAAGCTAAGACTCGATGAGGAATTTACATTAGATATACATACCGGTATCAAAAGCGGTATTACTGGAATAAAGGCCGATGTGGTGCTTGCAGGTGAAGCGCATGCCCATGAGCAAGGTCATGAACACGGGTATCATCACCAGCATGCCCATAGCCACATACATGACCATCACCATCACCATACGCACAGCCACGACCGTACCTATGGCACCATTAAAGAGATGATTCTTAGTAGTCCGCTTATTGACGAGGTAAAGGATATCAGCTTGAGGATTTTTCACGAGATAGCCATCGCCGAGGCCAAGGTACATGGCAAGACGGTTGACGAGGTCCACTTTCATGAAGTGGGTGCCGTGGACTCTATAGTAGACATTGTTGGTGCGGCGATCTGTATCGATTATCTCAAAGTCGACAGAATCATGTCGTCTAGCGTTCAGGTCGGAGCCGGTTTTGTATGGTGCACGCACGGTAAGATTCCTGTGCCGGCGCCTGCGACTGTGGAGATACTCAAGGGTATTCCCATGAAAACAGGTCTTGTGCAGTCTGAATCGACCACACCTACCGGTGCCGCGATTCTTAAGGCCATGGTCCATGAGTTCACCGACATCCAGTCCATCAACATTGAAAGCATCGGATACGGACTCGGTACCAAGGATTTTGAAGTACCGAACGTACTTAGGGTTTTCTTGGGTGAGATGAACGAGTCTACCACTACACAAAAACAATATATTATTGAAACGAACATCGACGATATGAATCCCGAACACTATGAGTTTGTCGAACAAAAGCTGTTTGACGCTGGCGCGTTGGATGTTTTTAAAACGCCGATCATCATGAAAAAAGGCAGACCTGCTGTGAAGCTATCGGTCTTATTCACCGACGACAAGCGATTTTCGGTGCAACATATCCTGTTTACGGATACAAGTTCCGCGGGTATCAGGGAATACGAAGTCACAAAGACGATGCTCGATAGGACTTTCAGGACTATCGATACGGAATACGGCCCGGTGACGGTTAAGGACCTATACTGGCAGGACGCCTGTGTTAAAAGCAAACCCGAATATGAAGACTGCAAGCGCCTTGCCAATCAGCATGGTATACCGGTCCACGTGATCGAGGAAGCAGTGAAGAGGAACAACCGCTATGCAGAACAAATATAA
- the abc-f gene encoding ribosomal protection-like ABC-F family protein: protein MSLLNVQAVAMAYRNKEVLSGVSLTVERRERVALIGNNGSGKTTLLKIAMGKETPDGGTVTFARGIKVGYLSQVTDELVHGHTQAGFYQKIDELEFKLRTIEADMSQLTGDEEASVVAQLTGTYTKALDEFNAIGGYEVYHEITKTLKGLGLSDDALTTDLEHLSGGEKMRVALAHLLIEKPDLLILDEPTNHLDVHAIEWLENFLMKFSGGVLVVSHDRYFLDRVATRIAELAGGTLLEMKCNYSEFLDQKKTLREYYNKERRNLKIQIRDLKAMILELRRKRKSKQADSRQKEVDRLEEKFIELTKQSKSHGNLTKVKKPKIDVKGHGHVSQSVVQVEGLSKHFGQRKLFDSISFDIYGGEKVAIVGSNGTGKTTLLNLLRGIDNQFSGTAKLGAWINYVYLGQHVSFTSEDWSVLSEMMHACKLDEQEARRKLAAVELYGDEVNTLICDLSGGERVRLFFAIAMTSHPHCLILDEPTNHLDLSSREALEAMINAFNGTVIAVSHDRYYLNNCVSKVIELKEGKAHVFLGHYDEYIKSQLQEPVKVQRMNKKPAKESPNRLEEIASKRAALEGRIEALEASIRFHEAMSITSPDEVDYKQWSHESATLESLMEEYIVLDLEA from the coding sequence ATGAGTTTATTGAATGTACAAGCTGTGGCAATGGCCTACAGAAACAAAGAAGTCTTATCTGGCGTTTCGCTGACCGTTGAACGGAGGGAACGTGTCGCCCTAATTGGCAACAACGGTTCTGGTAAAACAACCCTTTTGAAAATCGCGATGGGCAAGGAGACGCCTGACGGGGGAACCGTGACCTTTGCAAGAGGTATCAAAGTGGGTTACCTGTCACAAGTCACCGACGAACTGGTGCATGGCCATACCCAGGCTGGTTTTTATCAAAAGATCGATGAACTGGAATTCAAGCTGAGAACGATCGAAGCGGATATGTCTCAACTGACGGGCGATGAAGAGGCTTCTGTAGTGGCCCAACTCACCGGTACCTATACGAAAGCCCTTGACGAGTTCAATGCCATTGGTGGTTACGAGGTCTACCATGAAATCACAAAAACATTGAAGGGACTTGGTCTAAGTGACGATGCCTTGACCACCGACCTTGAACATTTGAGTGGTGGTGAAAAAATGCGAGTGGCTCTGGCCCACCTTTTGATTGAAAAGCCGGATCTGCTGATTTTAGATGAACCGACCAACCACCTGGATGTACATGCGATAGAGTGGCTTGAAAATTTTTTAATGAAGTTTTCAGGTGGTGTCCTGGTCGTTTCGCACGACAGGTATTTTCTTGACCGTGTCGCCACTAGAATTGCTGAACTTGCTGGTGGAACCTTGCTGGAAATGAAGTGTAATTACTCTGAGTTTTTAGACCAGAAGAAAACGCTAAGGGAATACTATAACAAAGAAAGAAGAAACTTAAAAATCCAGATCAGGGATTTGAAAGCCATGATTCTTGAACTTAGAAGAAAACGCAAGAGTAAACAGGCTGATAGCAGACAAAAGGAAGTCGACAGACTGGAGGAAAAGTTCATTGAACTGACCAAACAGTCAAAATCTCATGGCAACCTGACGAAAGTTAAAAAGCCGAAAATTGATGTAAAGGGCCATGGCCATGTGAGTCAATCAGTGGTTCAAGTAGAGGGATTGTCAAAGCACTTTGGACAAAGAAAGCTCTTTGACAGCATCAGTTTTGACATCTATGGTGGGGAAAAGGTAGCCATTGTCGGTTCGAATGGAACAGGTAAGACGACGCTTCTCAACCTCTTGAGGGGCATTGACAATCAGTTCTCGGGAACCGCTAAACTAGGTGCATGGATCAATTATGTGTATCTGGGTCAGCACGTGAGTTTCACAAGCGAAGACTGGTCGGTACTGAGTGAGATGATGCATGCCTGTAAACTCGACGAACAAGAAGCCAGAAGAAAGCTTGCGGCCGTTGAACTATACGGTGACGAAGTGAATACGTTGATTTGTGATTTGAGTGGTGGAGAGCGGGTAAGGCTATTCTTTGCAATAGCCATGACATCTCATCCCCATTGCCTGATTTTAGATGAACCCACCAACCATCTTGACCTTTCATCCCGTGAAGCGCTAGAAGCCATGATCAATGCTTTTAACGGTACCGTCATCGCGGTGTCTCATGACAGGTACTACTTGAACAATTGCGTGAGTAAAGTCATAGAACTCAAAGAGGGTAAGGCGCATGTGTTTTTAGGCCATTACGATGAGTACATTAAAAGCCAGTTGCAAGAACCTGTGAAAGTTCAGCGGATGAATAAGAAGCCTGCCAAGGAAAGCCCCAACAGACTTGAAGAGATTGCAAGCAAGAGGGCAGCTTTGGAAGGGCGGATTGAAGCACTTGAAGCAAGCATCAGATTCCACGAAGCCATGTCGATAACCAGTCCTGATGAGGTCGATTACAAGCAGTGGTCCCATGAATCGGCAACACTTGAATCGCTCATGGAGGAGTATATCGTACTGGACCTTGAAGCTTGA
- a CDS encoding GNAT family N-acetyltransferase, with the protein MRRNNIEIRNAQASDAQLLAKWWNDGKIMAHAGFPDGLGTSPEEVEEGLKTDEDRVRRRLILEYDKEAIGEMSYRFKTGDKAEIGIKICVPTLREKGIGTQALTLLIEHLFNELDAKRIILDTNVTNHRAQHVYKKLGFEETYYWFNAWTNQHGELQSSVHYQLLRTK; encoded by the coding sequence ATGAGAAGAAATAATATTGAAATAAGAAATGCCCAGGCAAGTGATGCCCAACTGCTTGCAAAGTGGTGGAATGACGGGAAAATCATGGCGCATGCCGGTTTTCCCGATGGGCTGGGAACAAGCCCTGAAGAGGTGGAAGAAGGTCTGAAAACTGATGAAGACAGGGTAAGAAGACGCCTGATTTTGGAATACGACAAGGAAGCCATTGGTGAGATGAGCTATCGTTTTAAGACCGGTGATAAAGCGGAAATCGGTATTAAGATATGTGTTCCCACGTTAAGGGAAAAGGGAATAGGCACCCAAGCGCTCACGCTGTTAATTGAACATCTGTTTAATGAACTGGACGCAAAGCGAATCATTTTGGACACCAATGTTACCAATCACAGGGCACAACATGTTTATAAAAAACTAGGGTTTGAAGAAACCTACTACTGGTTTAACGCATGGACCAACCAGCATGGCGAGTTGCAGTCTTCTGTGCATTATCAGCTCTTAAGGACAAAATGA
- a CDS encoding DUF4349 domain-containing protein → MKKIIGLLLLILVLTGCSAKGAAEESVSSYEDKNYEVSETSSSEFGFEKNIGDRKIIFKGQVTLRIASYQDAAQEIEEATMKAGGYVSESNISEGYSHLVLKIPASEAKNFLNGFEQFGTVIDSRFTSDDVTEQFTNLEIRTTNLEVQIATLRELLKKDDIKVEDIFKIENEIRRLVDELEGYQGQIRNLSSRVSFSEIVVSLTRETELEVTNGKTFGYEVSSAFKTGVNGIVELVQLIIIVGAFLVPWLPVVLVIGLTAIMIRRRTLKKGKE, encoded by the coding sequence ATGAAAAAAATTATCGGGTTACTACTATTGATATTGGTTCTTACCGGGTGTTCTGCTAAAGGCGCGGCTGAAGAATCGGTATCGAGCTACGAAGACAAAAATTACGAAGTATCGGAAACGTCCTCGTCTGAATTTGGATTTGAAAAGAACATAGGGGATAGAAAAATCATCTTTAAGGGACAAGTCACGTTGCGGATCGCATCGTATCAAGATGCCGCTCAAGAAATCGAAGAAGCCACCATGAAAGCGGGTGGCTATGTCAGTGAATCGAATATAAGTGAAGGATACAGTCATCTGGTGCTTAAGATCCCCGCTTCAGAAGCCAAGAACTTCCTAAACGGCTTTGAGCAGTTTGGAACGGTGATCGACAGCCGATTTACATCGGATGATGTCACAGAGCAGTTCACCAACCTGGAGATCAGAACCACCAATCTGGAAGTGCAGATCGCGACCTTAAGGGAGCTCCTTAAAAAGGACGACATCAAGGTGGAGGACATCTTCAAGATCGAGAACGAAATCAGACGGCTTGTCGATGAACTTGAAGGCTACCAGGGGCAGATAAGAAACCTCAGTTCACGCGTATCCTTCAGTGAAATCGTCGTATCGCTTACAAGAGAGACGGAACTTGAGGTCACAAACGGCAAGACCTTCGGCTACGAGGTAAGCTCGGCCTTTAAAACAGGGGTGAACGGCATTGTCGAACTGGTTCAACTGATCATCATCGTCGGCGCCTTCTTAGTGCCGTGGCTTCCTGTCGTTCTAGTGATCGGCCTTACAGCCATCATGATCAGAAGACGTACCCTTAAAAAGGGCAAGGAATAA
- a CDS encoding adenylosuccinate synthase, translating into MSIQAIVGGNWGDEGKGKMTDYLAQNSDFVVRFQGGNNAGHTIVNHYGTFKLHLLPSGVFNAKTTNVLATGVAVNIKAFLEEYNQVVACGVPAPDIKISHRAQVVLPHHITLDKLEEQRLKEYQFGSTQTGMSPFYADKYKKIGIQIADLFDYDHLLKKVERNIEHTNILMSNLYHAPLLNAQEITEELFEQGKLIKSFVADTQKLLLDAHHNFKTILFEGQLGALKDPDHGIYPMTTSSSPLAAFAPVSTGLPPSALTKVTTVVKAYSSAVGAGAFVSEIHDEMAATIREIGNEYGATTSRPRRIGWFDAVATRYGCQLQSTTEVVLSLLDVLGSLETIQVCTHYDIDGEITQDFPCTYELEKAKPVFKTFEGWLADISKIRDYDKLPLKAKEFVEAIETMIGFPIRYVSVGPGRDALIRRDV; encoded by the coding sequence ATGAGTATACAAGCAATCGTAGGTGGCAACTGGGGCGACGAGGGTAAAGGAAAAATGACCGACTACCTTGCGCAGAATTCTGATTTTGTCGTCAGGTTTCAAGGTGGCAACAACGCAGGCCACACCATCGTGAACCATTATGGAACATTCAAGCTCCATCTTCTGCCGTCGGGCGTGTTTAATGCAAAAACCACCAACGTCCTGGCGACAGGGGTTGCGGTGAACATCAAGGCATTTTTGGAAGAATACAATCAAGTGGTAGCATGCGGAGTGCCGGCCCCGGACATAAAGATCAGCCACAGGGCGCAGGTTGTGCTGCCCCATCACATCACCCTTGACAAACTGGAAGAACAGCGCCTCAAGGAATACCAGTTCGGGTCCACGCAGACCGGAATGTCTCCATTTTACGCTGATAAATACAAAAAGATCGGTATTCAAATCGCCGACCTCTTCGACTACGACCACCTTCTTAAAAAAGTGGAAAGAAACATCGAACACACCAATATATTGATGTCCAACCTTTACCACGCGCCACTGCTGAATGCTCAGGAGATCACCGAAGAACTGTTCGAGCAGGGCAAACTGATCAAGTCCTTTGTCGCAGATACGCAAAAGCTTTTACTGGATGCCCACCATAACTTTAAGACCATTCTATTCGAAGGCCAGCTCGGTGCGCTTAAAGACCCCGACCACGGAATCTATCCGATGACGACCTCATCGAGCCCGCTTGCTGCCTTTGCGCCCGTGAGCACCGGTTTGCCACCAAGCGCGCTTACCAAAGTGACAACCGTTGTCAAAGCCTATTCAAGCGCAGTCGGCGCAGGCGCTTTTGTAAGTGAGATTCATGATGAAATGGCGGCCACCATCCGGGAAATCGGCAACGAATACGGAGCGACCACCTCTCGCCCACGTCGGATCGGCTGGTTCGACGCAGTAGCCACCCGCTACGGATGCCAGCTGCAAAGCACAACAGAAGTCGTGTTGTCACTACTCGATGTTCTGGGGTCTTTAGAAACCATTCAAGTGTGCACGCACTACGACATCGATGGTGAAATCACGCAAGACTTCCCCTGCACCTACGAGCTTGAAAAAGCGAAGCCGGTGTTTAAAACCTTTGAAGGCTGGCTGGCTGATATCAGCAAGATCAGAGACTACGACAAGTTGCCCCTAAAGGCAAAAGAATTCGTCGAAGCCATCGAAACCATGATCGGTTTCCCCATCAGATACGTATCCGTCGGACCAGGCAGGGACGCGCTGATTCGCAGGGATGTCTAG